One stretch of Saccharopolyspora erythraea DNA includes these proteins:
- a CDS encoding TIGR02680 family protein, with translation MSTDMELPNRWRLHRGGIVNIWQYAEHTFDLDGGRAIFQGTNGSGKSRTLELLLPLCLDGDLRQLGSKGFDTVSIRRLMLDEYPGGPNRIGYAWIELRRDAPGGGEEFLTCGIGVKASKTSQAISDSWRFVTGRRVGVSLQLVGADRVPVGPAQLREMLGADCVLDDHAFRAKIAATVYGMPAARYGDLLHLQRTLRNPDVGLKVLEGQLEQILSDALPPLDPSLIERLATSFDDLESIRENIVRLSSADKALSAFLTTYSGYALGSLRERAEAMRSARTRLRSLRDELAKLEKQVASKRGDRESAQRTVTELEQREGELESSIDALRSHPAYSELQNLRDRERLVESARSAAVTALDTASKHRAQEERSVESVLGMLRRLAGDAEAAEQAAQRATQQLTTAGLDGGLVPRPPEVPTAQARTSPDQVRTAPDSDAEPATIDRHSAPEVDADALADAMREAASRTGDAASVATERSALTLALHQQAVELDTQQDKVAELQRLARQTQLTATEAAGRRNQAQQQLSDAAAVWVEHAKRWGAGWPVSDGDDPVPAPPRDRELVADRSATRDARERTRRWARPKLHEARGQVTEVEQELAELRERTRGWEQELAELRAGHERTPPRPAWADAERDESKGRPFYRLVDFASALTEDDRAGLEAALQASGLLNAWVSLDGSVVGLAELLAAPEAPAGSGTLADLLTPAAEPDCPVPSEHVADLLASVATDGSAGLSVSADGTWRAGVLSGAWSKDAAEYVGAGARESARARRIAELEDELSRLRGRIADAERRHRDASEHTSRLEQYLESYPDDSDLLTAHAKLATALESAQDAEYRAAQLREQHEQADQRWQAAHAELVRSAGEADLPADTRALEAAHRAASEARNGIDALREAIEARCLPTLADLREVSLHHDVAVADRMEAESQAERRCADYGEQAAGLAELTSAVGGEAQQIADKVGDLERERAELRRELPQARERISSLRESSARLETQLENKQSQLAGREQDESSTTEAFGTALRIPGLWAAAAVSDELPPDLDEAAALLVESDRKGASETTVLNRFQALQQSLSGNYDISAGEQEGLLTVTVTGEEGPQPVADAARRVSERLGEQRGYLNERYQSIFADYLIRDLAERLRGQITVAEDLCKRMNEVLDGARSSQGVHVQLEWQPSAALGDDIRQAIELVRTPFADRSDDQDTLLRRVFTDLIESERDSTSGGYAEILSRALDYRSWFAFTVRVRDTGPEGKPRVRRLRQLSSGETRLISYVTLFAAAAAFYDAVSVSAGGGGPLRLVLLDEAFERLDDPTIARMLGLLVDLDMDWLITWPSGWGVSPKIPKMHIYDVLRPRSGHGIACTHTTWDGRGLERADG, from the coding sequence GTGAGCACGGACATGGAGCTGCCGAACAGGTGGCGGCTGCACCGCGGCGGCATCGTCAACATCTGGCAGTACGCCGAGCACACCTTCGACCTCGACGGCGGTCGGGCGATCTTCCAGGGCACCAACGGCTCGGGCAAGTCCCGCACCCTGGAGCTGCTGCTGCCGCTGTGCCTGGACGGCGACCTGCGCCAGCTCGGGTCGAAGGGCTTCGACACGGTCAGCATCCGCAGGCTGATGCTCGACGAGTACCCGGGCGGGCCCAACCGCATCGGCTACGCCTGGATCGAGCTGCGCCGCGACGCCCCCGGCGGCGGCGAGGAGTTCCTGACCTGCGGCATCGGGGTCAAGGCGTCGAAGACCTCGCAGGCCATCAGCGACTCGTGGAGGTTCGTCACCGGCAGGCGGGTCGGGGTCAGCCTGCAGCTGGTCGGCGCCGACCGGGTGCCGGTGGGGCCGGCCCAGCTGCGCGAGATGCTCGGTGCCGACTGCGTGCTCGACGACCACGCCTTCCGCGCCAAGATCGCCGCCACCGTCTACGGCATGCCCGCCGCCCGCTACGGCGACCTGCTGCACCTGCAACGCACGCTGCGCAACCCCGACGTTGGGCTCAAGGTCCTGGAGGGCCAGCTCGAGCAGATCCTCTCCGACGCGCTGCCGCCGCTGGACCCGTCGCTGATCGAGCGGCTGGCGACATCGTTCGACGACCTGGAGTCGATCCGGGAGAACATCGTCCGCCTCAGCAGCGCGGACAAGGCGCTGAGCGCGTTCCTGACGACCTACTCCGGCTACGCGCTGGGTTCGCTGCGCGAGCGGGCCGAGGCGATGCGCTCGGCGCGGACGCGCCTGCGGTCGCTGCGCGACGAGCTGGCGAAGCTGGAGAAGCAGGTCGCGTCCAAGCGCGGCGACCGGGAGTCGGCACAGCGCACCGTCACCGAACTGGAGCAGCGCGAGGGCGAGCTGGAGTCCAGTATCGACGCGCTGCGCTCGCACCCGGCCTACTCCGAGCTGCAGAACCTGCGCGACCGCGAGCGGCTGGTCGAAAGCGCCCGCTCGGCGGCGGTGACCGCACTGGACACCGCGAGCAAGCACCGCGCGCAGGAGGAGCGGTCGGTGGAGTCGGTGCTGGGCATGCTGCGGCGGCTGGCGGGTGACGCCGAAGCCGCCGAGCAGGCCGCGCAGCGCGCCACACAGCAGCTCACCACCGCCGGGCTCGACGGCGGGCTCGTCCCGCGCCCGCCCGAGGTCCCCACCGCCCAGGCGCGCACGTCGCCGGACCAGGTGCGCACCGCACCGGACTCCGACGCCGAACCCGCGACCATCGACCGCCACAGCGCACCCGAAGTCGACGCCGACGCGCTGGCGGACGCCATGCGCGAGGCCGCGTCCCGCACCGGCGACGCCGCGAGCGTCGCGACGGAGCGTTCGGCGCTGACGCTCGCCCTGCACCAGCAGGCCGTCGAGCTGGACACCCAGCAGGACAAGGTCGCCGAGTTGCAGCGCCTGGCGCGCCAGACGCAGCTCACCGCGACCGAGGCCGCGGGCCGGCGCAACCAGGCCCAGCAGCAGCTCTCCGATGCCGCGGCGGTCTGGGTCGAGCACGCGAAGCGCTGGGGTGCCGGGTGGCCGGTGTCCGACGGGGACGATCCGGTGCCCGCGCCGCCGCGCGACCGGGAGCTGGTGGCCGACCGGTCGGCGACCCGCGACGCGCGCGAGCGGACTCGGCGCTGGGCGCGACCGAAGCTGCACGAGGCGCGCGGCCAGGTGACCGAGGTCGAGCAGGAGCTCGCGGAGCTGCGCGAGCGCACGCGCGGGTGGGAGCAGGAGCTCGCCGAGCTCCGCGCCGGCCACGAACGGACGCCGCCGCGCCCGGCCTGGGCCGACGCCGAACGCGACGAGAGCAAGGGGCGGCCGTTCTACCGCCTCGTGGACTTCGCGTCCGCGCTGACCGAGGACGACAGGGCGGGACTGGAGGCCGCGTTGCAGGCCAGCGGCCTGCTCAACGCCTGGGTGTCGCTGGACGGCAGCGTCGTCGGCCTGGCCGAGCTGCTCGCCGCGCCGGAAGCGCCGGCCGGGTCCGGCACCCTGGCCGATCTGCTCACCCCCGCCGCAGAACCGGACTGCCCGGTGCCGAGCGAACACGTCGCCGACCTGCTGGCCTCGGTCGCGACCGACGGCAGCGCGGGACTGTCGGTGTCGGCCGACGGCACCTGGCGGGCGGGCGTGCTCTCCGGGGCGTGGAGCAAGGACGCCGCCGAGTACGTCGGTGCCGGGGCCCGCGAGTCGGCCCGCGCACGCCGCATCGCGGAGCTGGAGGACGAGCTGTCCCGGCTGCGCGGGCGGATCGCCGACGCCGAGCGCCGCCACCGCGACGCGAGCGAGCACACCTCGCGGCTGGAGCAGTACCTGGAGTCCTACCCCGACGACAGCGACCTGCTCACCGCCCACGCCAAGCTCGCCACCGCCCTGGAAAGCGCCCAGGACGCCGAGTACCGCGCCGCGCAGCTGCGCGAACAGCACGAACAGGCCGACCAGCGGTGGCAGGCCGCGCACGCCGAGCTCGTCCGTTCGGCGGGCGAGGCCGACCTCCCCGCCGACACCCGGGCGCTCGAGGCCGCCCACCGCGCCGCCTCGGAGGCCCGCAACGGCATCGACGCGTTGCGCGAGGCGATCGAGGCGCGTTGCCTGCCGACCCTGGCCGACCTGCGCGAGGTCTCGCTGCACCACGACGTGGCGGTGGCCGACCGGATGGAGGCCGAGTCGCAGGCCGAGCGCCGCTGCGCCGACTACGGCGAGCAGGCCGCCGGGCTCGCGGAGCTGACCTCAGCGGTCGGCGGCGAAGCGCAGCAGATCGCCGACAAGGTGGGCGATCTGGAACGGGAGCGGGCAGAGCTGCGCCGCGAGCTGCCGCAGGCGCGGGAGCGGATCAGCTCCCTGCGGGAGTCCTCGGCCCGACTGGAGACGCAGCTGGAGAACAAGCAGTCCCAGCTCGCGGGCCGCGAACAGGACGAGTCCTCGACGACCGAGGCGTTCGGCACGGCGCTTCGGATCCCAGGGCTGTGGGCGGCCGCCGCGGTGTCCGACGAGCTCCCGCCAGACCTCGACGAGGCGGCGGCGCTGCTGGTGGAAAGCGACCGCAAGGGAGCCTCGGAAACCACGGTGCTCAACCGCTTCCAGGCGCTCCAGCAGTCGCTGAGCGGCAACTACGACATCAGCGCCGGTGAGCAGGAGGGGCTGCTCACGGTCACCGTCACCGGCGAGGAGGGGCCGCAGCCCGTCGCCGACGCGGCGCGGCGGGTCAGCGAGCGCCTCGGCGAGCAGCGCGGCTACCTCAACGAGCGCTACCAGTCGATCTTCGCCGACTACCTCATCCGGGACCTGGCCGAACGGCTGCGCGGGCAGATCACCGTCGCCGAGGACCTCTGCAAGCGGATGAACGAGGTGCTCGACGGCGCCCGCTCCAGCCAGGGCGTGCACGTGCAGCTGGAATGGCAGCCGTCTGCGGCGTTGGGCGACGACATCAGGCAGGCGATCGAGCTGGTGCGCACGCCGTTCGCCGACCGCAGCGACGACCAGGACACGCTGCTGCGCCGGGTGTTCACCGACCTGATCGAGTCGGAGCGCGACAGCACCTCCGGCGGCTACGCCGAGATCCTGTCCCGGGCGCTGGACTACCGGTCGTGGTTCGCCTTCACCGTCCGGGTCCGCGACACCGGACCCGAGGGCAAGCCCCGAGTGCGGCGCCTGCGCCAGCTTTCGTCGGGTGAGACGCGGCTGATCTCCTACGTGACGCTGTTCGCCGCCGCGGCGGCCTTCTACGACGCGGTCAGCGTCTCGGCCGGTGGCGGCGGGCCGCTGCGGCTGGTCCTGCTGGACGAGGCGTTCGAGCGGCTCGACGACCCGACGATCGCGCGGATGCTGGGGCTGCTGGTGGACCTGGACATGGACTGGCTGATCACCTGGCCGAGCGGCTGGGGCGTCTCGCCGAAGATCCCGAAGATGCACATCTACGACGTGCTGCGACCGCGCAGCGGGCACGGGATCGCCTGCACCCACACCACCTGGGACGGCCGGGGCTTGGAGCGCGCGGATGGCTGA
- a CDS encoding TIGR02677 family protein: MTVPDHEADVLRAGVATAGPLPADAAPADAASAAQSAEEAGGGEQRLQLFVYLQAPEHRTYLAIMRLFTSTLLADLSAGEVAAALAAAEREGRVAAGESDLDTVIDRLKQLVKWGNLVVGRRETIAASIAEFQHGSVRYQVSKLAVRVQRDVDALLHVPEGAREVSRELLPAIERGLGEISSMLSEVLVAERRAPEAKSTRKAKERLAEQVTTVFLQHAELAATVRDFYAYLGQVVTRHHLAPDEISGFRNLLVEYIQMVVEDVLRHTGTIAASLAGLAGVRSELLRLLGPADQLGTDVERARGRTAPDWQELTDWFVDAPGRPSQVAALREATARAIGSLLASVKRATSGGGLVPGRRGELLKLARWLDAAEENEAHRIYAAAFGLHSSRHLLPAPDYDSDNHEVSWRDGPVLDVTVSVRSRGDRGARGRTSRVLDDPMTEETLLAQAREADQRRSAAVSELAGAGAELAGTTLSTDALGVLCELLTLAMAQRERSDDPGTALDPVHRLRVTVRPEPGHRTEIRSTSGTLTLQDAVLDVRGDGAIPGTEEEAVAR, from the coding sequence GTGACTGTCCCGGACCACGAAGCCGACGTGCTGCGCGCGGGAGTGGCGACCGCGGGCCCCCTGCCCGCCGATGCCGCCCCTGCCGACGCGGCGTCGGCTGCGCAGTCGGCCGAGGAGGCCGGCGGGGGCGAGCAGCGGCTCCAGCTGTTCGTCTACCTGCAGGCGCCCGAGCACCGCACGTACCTGGCGATCATGCGGTTGTTCACCTCGACGCTGCTGGCCGACCTGTCGGCCGGTGAGGTCGCCGCCGCGCTGGCCGCCGCCGAGCGGGAGGGCCGGGTGGCCGCGGGCGAGTCGGACCTGGACACCGTGATCGACCGGCTCAAGCAGCTGGTCAAGTGGGGCAACCTGGTCGTCGGGCGGCGCGAGACGATCGCGGCCAGCATCGCCGAGTTCCAGCACGGCAGCGTCCGCTACCAGGTCAGCAAGCTCGCGGTGCGCGTGCAGCGCGACGTCGACGCCCTGCTGCACGTGCCGGAGGGCGCCCGCGAGGTCTCCCGCGAGCTGCTGCCCGCGATCGAGCGCGGGCTGGGCGAGATCTCGTCGATGCTCTCCGAGGTGCTGGTCGCCGAACGCCGCGCGCCGGAGGCCAAGAGCACCCGCAAGGCCAAGGAGCGGCTCGCGGAGCAGGTGACCACGGTCTTCCTGCAACACGCCGAGCTCGCCGCCACGGTCCGCGACTTCTACGCCTACCTGGGGCAGGTGGTGACCCGCCACCACCTCGCGCCCGATGAGATCTCCGGGTTCCGCAACCTGCTCGTCGAGTACATCCAGATGGTCGTGGAGGACGTGCTGCGCCACACCGGCACGATCGCGGCGTCGCTGGCGGGGCTGGCCGGGGTCCGCTCCGAGCTGCTGCGGCTGCTCGGCCCGGCCGACCAGCTCGGCACCGACGTCGAGCGCGCCCGGGGCCGCACCGCGCCCGACTGGCAGGAGCTCACCGACTGGTTCGTCGACGCTCCCGGCAGGCCGAGCCAGGTCGCGGCGCTGCGGGAGGCGACCGCGCGGGCGATCGGTTCGCTGCTGGCCAGCGTCAAGCGGGCGACCTCCGGCGGCGGCCTGGTGCCCGGCCGCCGCGGCGAGCTGCTCAAGCTCGCCCGGTGGCTCGACGCGGCGGAGGAGAACGAGGCGCACCGCATCTACGCGGCGGCCTTCGGCCTGCACTCCTCGCGCCACCTGCTGCCCGCCCCCGACTACGACAGCGACAACCACGAGGTGTCCTGGCGCGACGGTCCGGTGCTGGACGTGACCGTGAGCGTGCGCAGCCGTGGCGACCGCGGTGCCCGCGGCCGGACCTCGCGCGTGCTCGACGACCCGATGACCGAGGAGACCCTGCTCGCCCAGGCCCGCGAGGCCGACCAGCGCCGCAGCGCGGCGGTGTCGGAGCTGGCCGGGGCCGGTGCCGAGCTGGCGGGCACCACGCTCTCCACCGACGCGCTGGGCGTGCTGTGCGAGCTGCTGACGCTGGCGATGGCGCAGCGCGAGCGCTCCGACGACCCCGGCACCGCGCTCGACCCGGTGCACCGGCTGCGGGTCACCGTCCGCCCGGAACCGGGCCACCGCACCGAGATCCGCAGCACCTCGGGCACGTTGACGCTGCAGGACGCGGTGCTCGACGTCCGCGGTGACGGCGCGATCCCCGGTACCGAGGAGGAGGCGGTCGCCCGATGA
- a CDS encoding TIGR02678 family protein, whose amino-acid sequence MNAVRTFEDLPDIDAANVVRCARVLLRRPLLRPGAPDGDLLPMIYRQRAVLQEVFSSLLGYRLVVERRFARLYKSGPGDDATRGESSLSPRGYAYLALTLAALTGIGRQVLLSRLVSDVRAAASEAAIAVVDDPADRRALTAALRHLVALGVITETEGTVAATDASAEALITIDTDLLGQLVAGPLAEADSPQALVSMAAEPGPRSVEHAVRRRLVEDPVVLYRDLPDAQAEWLLKHLGTESKLLERFFGLVTESRAEGLVVTDPEDYLTDVVFPGPGTVARIALLALPELLERAEPRESDGRHPVAEADLAEVCAELVESYPAAWSRQATEDQGDLVRSVRALLGRLGLLHREGEQWLLSPAAHRWLPQPDATPAPGREPEPPAAAPAGWSLFDDMEEEGQR is encoded by the coding sequence ATGAACGCCGTGCGCACCTTCGAGGACCTGCCCGACATCGACGCCGCCAACGTCGTGCGCTGCGCGCGGGTGCTGCTGCGCCGCCCGCTGCTGCGGCCCGGGGCGCCCGACGGCGACCTGCTGCCGATGATCTACCGGCAGCGCGCCGTCCTGCAGGAGGTCTTCTCCTCGCTGCTCGGCTACCGGCTGGTCGTGGAGCGCCGGTTCGCCCGGCTCTACAAGTCCGGACCCGGCGACGACGCCACGCGCGGCGAGTCCTCGCTGTCCCCGCGCGGCTACGCCTACCTGGCGCTGACGCTGGCCGCGCTGACCGGCATCGGCCGCCAGGTCCTGCTGTCTCGGCTGGTCAGCGACGTGCGCGCGGCGGCGTCGGAGGCCGCCATCGCGGTGGTCGACGACCCGGCCGACCGCCGTGCGCTGACCGCGGCGCTGCGCCACCTGGTCGCGCTCGGCGTGATCACCGAGACCGAGGGCACGGTCGCGGCCACCGACGCCTCGGCCGAGGCGCTGATCACCATCGACACCGACCTGCTCGGCCAGCTCGTGGCAGGCCCGCTCGCCGAGGCCGACAGCCCGCAGGCGCTGGTGTCGATGGCGGCTGAGCCGGGTCCGCGCAGCGTCGAGCATGCGGTGCGGCGCCGGCTGGTCGAGGATCCGGTGGTGCTCTACCGCGACCTGCCCGACGCGCAGGCCGAATGGCTGCTCAAGCACCTCGGCACCGAGTCCAAGCTGCTGGAGCGGTTCTTCGGCCTGGTCACCGAGTCGCGCGCGGAGGGCCTGGTGGTGACCGACCCCGAGGACTACCTGACCGACGTGGTCTTCCCCGGGCCGGGCACGGTCGCGCGCATCGCGCTGCTGGCGCTGCCGGAGCTGCTGGAGCGCGCCGAGCCGCGCGAGTCCGACGGCAGGCACCCGGTGGCGGAGGCCGACCTCGCCGAGGTCTGCGCGGAGCTGGTCGAGTCCTACCCCGCCGCGTGGTCGCGGCAGGCGACCGAGGACCAGGGCGACCTGGTCCGCTCGGTGCGGGCACTGCTGGGACGGCTCGGCCTGCTGCACCGCGAAGGCGAGCAGTGGCTGCTCAGCCCCGCCGCGCACCGCTGGCTGCCGCAGCCCGACGCCACCCCGGCCCCCGGCCGGGAACCCGAGCCGCCTGCCGCCGCACCCGCGGGCTGGTCGCTGTTCGACGACATGGAAGAGGAAGGTCAACGGTGA
- a CDS encoding TIGR02679 family protein produces the protein MADADDVRAKWDVEPLRGLWEKAREVLESPEQPSTFRLELPDEETQTAVGELLGRPMLGYGTRIKVSTLDERVRGAGLGVGLAEVLEILHGRPVSSTSSVPSTSSVADEPRAAVRAALAEHSLGDAPWADEWARWLHQYGRVPEDEIDVVVRRAAAVLAELALDRSPVAWTSRADLAARAGDAHGLDSGTTLSRVVLRAAALAHDVAAPGNERERRALWERCGVAPDGVSATVLCWSLPLAGTDDWSRSVLQRTAARLPAHLTHLDLQAAPAQLVEPGTTITVCENPRVLEAALREDIGHPLVCLSGQPTTVGLELLRRLSDDGATLRYHGDFDWPGVRVAGALRAQLGVEPWRMTAADYRRALDEAARDRIDLPSLIGAPVETPWDPALADLMATSGRAVEEETLLPSLLADLRR, from the coding sequence ATGGCTGACGCCGACGACGTCCGCGCGAAGTGGGACGTGGAACCGTTGCGCGGGTTGTGGGAGAAGGCCCGCGAGGTCCTGGAGTCACCGGAGCAGCCGTCGACCTTCCGGCTCGAACTGCCCGACGAGGAGACGCAGACCGCGGTCGGCGAACTGCTCGGCCGCCCGATGCTCGGCTACGGCACCCGGATCAAGGTGTCCACTCTGGACGAGCGGGTCCGCGGAGCGGGCCTCGGCGTCGGGCTGGCCGAGGTGCTGGAGATCCTGCACGGCAGGCCGGTGTCGAGCACGTCCTCGGTGCCCTCGACGTCCTCGGTCGCGGACGAGCCGCGTGCCGCGGTGCGCGCGGCGCTGGCCGAGCACTCGCTGGGCGACGCGCCGTGGGCGGACGAGTGGGCCCGGTGGCTCCACCAGTACGGGCGCGTGCCCGAGGACGAGATCGACGTCGTCGTGCGGCGTGCCGCCGCAGTGCTGGCGGAGTTGGCGCTCGACCGCTCCCCCGTCGCGTGGACGTCCCGCGCGGATCTGGCGGCCCGCGCCGGTGACGCGCACGGGCTCGACAGCGGCACGACGCTGAGCCGCGTCGTCCTGCGGGCCGCCGCGCTCGCCCACGACGTCGCGGCACCCGGCAACGAGCGCGAACGCCGCGCGCTGTGGGAACGCTGCGGCGTCGCCCCCGACGGCGTCTCTGCGACGGTGCTGTGCTGGTCGCTGCCTCTCGCCGGCACGGACGACTGGTCGCGTTCGGTGCTCCAGCGCACCGCGGCGCGGCTGCCGGCGCACCTCACCCACCTCGACCTCCAGGCGGCACCCGCCCAGCTCGTCGAGCCCGGCACGACGATCACGGTGTGCGAAAACCCCCGCGTCCTGGAGGCGGCGCTGCGGGAAGACATCGGGCACCCGCTCGTCTGCCTGTCCGGTCAGCCGACGACGGTCGGGCTCGAACTGCTGCGACGCCTCTCCGACGACGGAGCCACCCTGCGCTACCACGGCGACTTCGACTGGCCGGGCGTGCGAGTCGCCGGGGCCCTGCGGGCCCAGCTCGGCGTTGAGCCGTGGCGCATGACGGCGGCTGACTACCGCCGGGCACTCGACGAAGCGGCCCGCGACCGCATCGACCTGCCCTCCCTGATCGGGGCTCCGGTGGAAACCCCGTGGGACCCGGCCCTGGCGGACCTCATGGCCACGTCCGGCCGCGCGGTGGAGGAGGAAACCCTGCTCCCGTCCCTCCTGGCGGACCTCCGCCGGTAG